Part of the Cyprinus carpio isolate SPL01 chromosome A12, ASM1834038v1, whole genome shotgun sequence genome, GATCTTGCTAACTGACAGCACATCTCAATGTCTAAATCTAACTATAGGTGCACTATTTCTTACAATAGTGATGCCCTTTGAGGAAGCCCCATTTCAAAGTGCTGTAGCAGAGTCAGTATGTATCAAGGCCATTGTTATAGCTCGTGTTCTTGGACAGCACTGCTGGTGGATGCTTTTTCTGCCTCAAGACTATTCCCATTAACCAATTCCACAGCTGCTGTTCGAGAACTTATGTTGAGTGGTTTGTGTTTTGGCTGTTGAGAGTACTTCTTTAGGTCATACTCCTCTGCGCTTAATTCTGGGACCAGGACTTTAACTGTGTGGTTAAACAGGGCGTAGTCCACTCTGTAGTTCCTTCGGGTGACCCTGATCATCTCCTGAAAGTGCTGGCCCCACAGAATCTCACTTGGAGTGTAGGATGTGCGTGTCTGGTGAAGAATGCCCGTGCAGTCGTCTGTATAGGTGAAAGAGACCACCAGCTCAAAGTTCTCCTTCCTCAGGTCCTTCAAGCTCACCTTGTATAGAGGACTGCCAGGGCTGATTTTATGAACTATAGTCGTTGGGGTGGCCAGGATGATGTTGTTCTCTTCAATGTTGAGGTCTTTGTATGTAATGTTAACTTTTCCTGTGCTGTGTGCCAGGTGGCGTACCAGCTGTGCATGAGCCGTTCCTTCTACCATGTGGTTCCTTCGGAAGTCCCCGACCCGCCATGACAAGCATAGGTGATCGTCACGCAAGCTGATCACTGCACAATTGCTGAATCCAACCGTTTGGGCTCTCTTACGGGCAGATGCCATCTTTGCGACTGCGATGCCGATGACAAAAGTGTCAATGAAGACACTGATGACATCTTGGATGGTAACTACGATGATGGCAATCATGCAGTTCTCAGACATCCCCCGAAAGCCATAACCAATAGTGGTTTGGGTCTCTAATGAGAATAGAAAAGCACCTGTAAAACTTCGAACCTCATAAACACATGGCTCATTGTTGGGGTCTTTCATATCGCCGTGGGTCAAAGCAATGATCCAGAACAAAATTCCAAAAAAGAGCCAAGATAAAATGTAGGAGAAAGCAAATGTCAAGAACATGACCCTCCAGCGGATCTCCACCAGGGTGGTGAAGATGTCAGTGACCCAGAGAAGCCACTCTTCTGGAATGTGGTGCACAACCATTTTACAGCTCCCATCTTTTTTCACGTATCGTTTCTTCTTAGAGTAGTAGTTGTCATCTGTAAGCACACTGGGAATTTCGTCACTGCACTTCACTCCAGAATACTGTACCATGCCCGAGTTCATACTGCCTCAGTCTAGAGAAAAGAGAAATGCATAATCAGATTCACAGGTACCCGTAATATTGAGCTTAATtagatgtgtgtatatatatgtgtgtgtgtgtgtgtgtgtatatatctgtatatgtatactgtatatatgtgtgtatacagacGTCGATTGAATGATTTTTGCGGCTGACCAGAGAAGTGGTGagcaacaacttttttttctttttttttttaatgagaaaacagcTTTTGTTATGCTGAgaaaataagacagaaaaaaatatagcATGGACCCCATGTCTCTACACATCAGCGAatcgccattttggagaatatgagctgtatGCACAGCTAACGATCTTCTGTGTCAggcgcgccacaaggatacatttctACGTGTTTTTACGCtgtggtttgaaagaaaacagcgcatcctgtggcgcgactgacacagaagagcataagctgtGCACACCGCTCATATTCTCTAATATGGCTCTATGCTGATGtagagtgacacagaggagacgaattgttaaataaagtcattatttttgttttatttgcgtacaaaaagtattcttgttgcttcataaagTTCAACTGATGcgagatggactattctgacaatgtttttcatacttttctggaccttgacagtgtaacttacttggcagtatatgggacagtcacaagcctcccggttttcttccaaaatattttaaattgtgttctgaagacaaacaaagcttttatggctTTGGAACGAGATGCAGGTAAggtattaatgacaaaattttcattttggggtggagtatccctttaaggatatTCATAGAAATCTTAATTATGCGTTAGGAGGATTTGCCAGTACTGTAGATGTATGATACGTCTTACAGTGCTTACACAAAACacagttacaaaaacacatggtttgATGGTTACTGGGTGCATTTGGTGAGCTATTTATTTGTGGAGTTTTATTTACGCTAAACACATCCTTGTTTGTGGCAGTAACTGTTATGATGGCATTTGTATTGTCATGTTGTATTCCATGCTTGTTTTCAGGGAGATCCAAGATGTGTATGCAACTGACAATTCAAGGGATTTTGATGAGGTTTACAGACATGTAAAATATCTATCCCAAGTCAttttataaatagatatttagatatattttttgtggaCTAGTTGAATTTTTCAAGTGGCTTAATAAGGTGGCAGGTTGGAAGGAATGGGCGAATCGATCCTGAAGTATCGATATAATGATACTGATCCGAGTATCGATACTCAGATAAAACATATCAATACTAAGGtgtttttatttaccagtgattttgtttattaaaaaagaatgcatacaATATCCATTAAATTGGACTATGTTAGCAAATAATTATGTGGGAGGGATATTTCTGCTCCTctaaacacatgcaaatgttgcAAGGCAGAATCAATCAATTACCGAGAGCATTCACTCACTTCTGACATTGCATTTAAATGgagctgcgtttcccaaaagtagATGTTTTTGGGAACGGCAGTCCAgaacaatgcagaaaacacatatatgtttgagttatttcataataaacatattgagattttcaaatagttgtatctctgccaaatattgtccaatccttataaaccatacatcaatggaaagcttatttatttattcatatatagaTTATGTAAATCTCTagtttgaaaaattgacacttaagactggttttgtggtccagggtcacatattatcttgtaaaatgtggcttgaattggttgtttttgtttaaatgagaACTAAAATGTCTTACCCACATTGTGGTATTGTCTTTTAGTACATTGCTGCTAAATGTAGTAATTGCAAAACTTTAcgagaatatattttgtaaacatcACCATACTTTGACTATTGGTCATAAGCGCCAAGGGTTGTTAGGGCCAACTTTAAGGCTGTTTTAGGCTGGGCGGTGATGTGTGGAACAAGAAAAGGGTTTTGGTCAGTGGCTTAGCCATTTTATGGAGATGACTTAACACAAGTTTAACTTGGGGATACCATATGGAATGCTGGACCAGAACAGAGACCGGATCTTTTGACATAATCCACATTGTGCCCTGTTGAAGAATCTTAAGTCCAGGTGTTAGAAGGAGAAGGGGGAAGAAGAATCTCACTGATGAgattaaaatttagtttaatgGTTTAGACCAGGTGTTGAATACATACTACATGCATGTAATTCTGTAGGACAGCAGCTGACAGATGGCTTCCCCTCTtgtttcaagtcaagtcatgttGCTCTATATTTTCCCTGTTATGAAATACTAGCTTTAACTTATTAAAATGTTTGCACAGAATTTAGTTATGCAAACAGATGTTTTGGAAGAGGTCTAAACACTTCATGGCCTTTGTAACGGTAGactgttctgtttgtttttaacatcGTTTGTCAATGCTAAACAGAAACACCACTGTTTAGACTTTCCCCTCTTGAGCAGGATGATGTACAGGCTTTTGTTTGCGGTTTTTACGCATTAGCGCAAACGCACACATTACATTTATGAATGGGAGGCAATGCAAAACATATTTGCTGGTAATGATGACCAAACTAACTTCgcccttggaaaaaaaaaaaaacaaaaaaaaaaacacacacacaaccacaggcTTTCATACAGACAGGCTTGCATGCTTAACCACATAGACGCATCacaaaaattatgcaattttCCACACCACCATAATAGGAACGTCTGTGTTTAACATGGAACGGATGCGAACAGATTACTGTCAATTACTTCTCACACACTTCATGTTATGTGTCTTAGCATGAATTCCTGGCTTCTTTGATTTAAATGTGATAAATCCTTTAACAAAGGATGTACTTCCAGCTGAGTACTGGGAACATAGCCTCCATCCAAATGAACGTGAAATAAATGGTGTGTTTTTCAGTGTTAAGGGAACACACTATTTTAGATGAGGAATTTAGTTTCCATTGTCACTCTTCTGTGTTGTGTGTACAAGTatgaaacaaattaatgaaattttCCCTTGAAAGATGTTGTCTGGGGGCCATGTGACCTTCAACTCACCCGCTACTGGCATCTGCATTTTCTTGCAATTTTTCAATTTGCATTTactgtcagtaaaaaaaaaaaaaaaaaatcctgcagatcAATGGAATTAGGCCTACAGTATCGTACTtgtgtttgtctctgttttttgtttatgaacACTGATGCTATGTAACCGATGAATAGGCCATACTATGGGaataatagaaagaaagaaagaaaaaaagaagta contains:
- the LOC109077326 gene encoding inward rectifier potassium channel 16-like, translated to MNSGMVQYSGVKCSDEIPSVLTDDNYYSKKKRYVKKDGSCKMVVHHIPEEWLLWVTDIFTTLVEIRWRVMFLTFAFSYILSWLFFGILFWIIALTHGDMKDPNNEPCVYEVRSFTGAFLFSLETQTTIGYGFRGMSENCMIAIIVVTIQDVISVFIDTFVIGIAVAKMASARKRAQTVGFSNCAVISLRDDHLCLSWRVGDFRRNHMVEGTAHAQLVRHLAHSTGKVNITYKDLNIEENNIILATPTTIVHKISPGSPLYKVSLKDLRKENFELVVSFTYTDDCTGILHQTRTSYTPSEILWGQHFQEMIRVTRRNYRVDYALFNHTVKVLVPELSAEEYDLKKYSQQPKHKPLNISSRTAAVELVNGNSLEAEKASTSSAVQEHEL